Proteins from one Amycolatopsis endophytica genomic window:
- a CDS encoding OmpL47-type beta-barrel domain-containing protein, whose protein sequence is MRILRGALVAGTAALCLLTGATTAAAFAEPVAAAVAPAADQVLTWTANDSMTEYASAPATAVAGTATIVFENSTATGNTSFMTHSLTFDTSTPGYNHDVDVNITASPLDSEGGRHEVQATLTPGTYRYYCTLPGHTMSGELVVTEGPGEEDTTPPEVTAQVDGQTDADGNYLGSATLTLTATDDSSGVDTVEYTLDDDNYRSYDGPVTITTPGAHNVHYRATDKAGNAAEPKTLVVNVVQNSDDTTAPTATATVDGEQNDEGHYVGSATVTLAATDTGSGVDAIEYTRDGGAYTAYSQPIVLTETGEHTLTYRARDKAGNTSEPQTLTVTVDPLGDGVAPYVTADLDGEVNTEGSYVGKATLTLAANDTDSGVASVEYDLDGAGYVRYGQPVTLTGVGTHMLHYRATDRAGNVSAVQMLSFTIAEAGDVTAPVVAVQLAGPQNWSWDYVGPVTVTLSATDESSAVSRIQYSVDGAVFQRYAEPFVIDHVGTHTIRYRATDEAGNTSATASVTFTVVASTGPSRQAPQPNPAFERMV, encoded by the coding sequence ATGCGCATTCTCCGGGGCGCGCTGGTCGCCGGGACAGCGGCACTGTGCCTGCTCACCGGCGCCACCACCGCCGCCGCATTCGCCGAACCCGTGGCGGCGGCCGTCGCGCCCGCCGCCGACCAGGTGCTGACCTGGACCGCGAACGACAGCATGACCGAATACGCCTCCGCGCCGGCGACCGCCGTGGCGGGGACGGCGACCATCGTGTTCGAGAACAGCACGGCCACCGGCAACACCAGCTTCATGACCCACTCACTGACCTTCGACACCTCGACGCCTGGCTACAACCACGACGTCGACGTGAACATCACCGCCAGCCCGCTCGACTCGGAAGGCGGCAGGCACGAGGTACAGGCCACCCTCACCCCCGGCACGTACCGCTACTACTGCACGCTGCCCGGCCACACGATGTCCGGGGAACTGGTCGTCACCGAGGGCCCCGGCGAGGAGGACACCACGCCGCCCGAGGTCACCGCGCAGGTCGACGGGCAGACCGACGCCGATGGCAACTACCTCGGCAGCGCGACGCTGACCCTGACCGCGACCGACGACAGTTCCGGTGTGGACACCGTCGAGTACACCCTCGACGACGACAACTACCGCTCCTACGACGGGCCGGTCACGATCACCACGCCGGGCGCGCACAACGTGCACTACCGGGCCACCGACAAGGCGGGCAACGCCGCCGAACCGAAGACCCTGGTGGTCAACGTCGTCCAGAACAGCGACGACACCACCGCGCCGACCGCGACCGCGACCGTCGACGGCGAGCAGAACGACGAGGGCCACTACGTCGGCAGCGCCACCGTGACGCTCGCGGCCACCGACACCGGTTCGGGTGTCGACGCGATCGAATACACCCGGGACGGTGGCGCCTACACCGCCTACTCCCAGCCGATCGTGTTGACCGAGACGGGCGAGCACACCCTCACCTACCGCGCGCGGGACAAGGCCGGGAACACCAGCGAACCGCAGACGCTGACCGTCACGGTGGACCCGCTCGGTGATGGCGTCGCGCCCTACGTGACGGCCGACCTCGACGGCGAGGTCAACACGGAAGGTTCCTACGTCGGCAAGGCGACGCTCACCTTGGCCGCCAACGACACCGACTCCGGGGTCGCCTCGGTCGAGTACGACCTCGACGGCGCGGGTTATGTCCGATATGGACAGCCGGTGACGTTGACCGGTGTCGGCACGCACATGCTGCACTACCGCGCGACCGACCGGGCGGGCAACGTCAGCGCCGTCCAGATGCTGTCGTTCACGATCGCCGAGGCCGGTGACGTCACCGCACCGGTGGTGGCGGTGCAGCTGGCCGGACCGCAGAACTGGTCGTGGGACTACGTCGGCCCGGTGACGGTGACGCTGTCCGCCACCGACGAGTCGTCCGCGGTGTCGCGGATCCAGTACTCGGTGGACGGCGCGGTGTTCCAGCGCTACGCGGAACCGTTCGTGATCGACCACGTCGGCACCCACACGATCCGGTACCGGGCGACCGACGAGGCGGGCAACACCAGCGCGACCGCGAGCGTCACGTTCACCGTCGTGGCCTCGACCGGCCCGTCGCGGCAGGCGCCGCAACCGAATCCCGCGTTCGAGCGCATGGTCTGA
- a CDS encoding multicopper oxidase domain-containing protein yields the protein MSDFSRRILFGGAAAGLASAAVAVPGVAAAAEGETRRFTMYAEKISDELYGYGLAPGAATVPGPVLEMWEGDTLEIDLVNTTDRVLSLHPHGVDYDVDSDGTLMNGSAVMPGQTRRYVWKSHTAYQRADGSWAEGTAGYWHYHDHAMGTEHGTEGILKGLYGALVVRRAGDLLPKRQFTVVFNDMLINNRAAHDAPMFEANLGERVEWIAIGHGSNFHTFHLHGHRWLDNRTGMRTSEYDNSPVIDIKDLNPGVSFGFQVIAGEGVGAGMWMYHCHVQSHSDMGMAGMFLVRNADGTMPAGAHEH from the coding sequence ATGTCCGATTTCTCGCGCCGGATCCTGTTCGGTGGCGCGGCCGCCGGGCTGGCTTCGGCGGCGGTCGCCGTGCCCGGTGTCGCGGCGGCCGCCGAGGGCGAAACCCGGCGGTTCACGATGTACGCCGAGAAGATCTCCGACGAGCTCTACGGTTACGGGCTGGCACCGGGCGCGGCGACCGTGCCCGGGCCGGTGCTGGAGATGTGGGAGGGCGACACCCTCGAGATCGACCTGGTCAACACCACCGATCGTGTGCTGTCGCTGCACCCGCACGGCGTCGACTACGACGTCGACTCCGACGGCACCCTGATGAACGGCTCGGCCGTGATGCCGGGCCAAACCCGGCGGTACGTGTGGAAGAGTCACACGGCTTATCAGCGGGCGGACGGATCGTGGGCCGAGGGCACGGCGGGTTACTGGCACTACCACGACCACGCGATGGGCACCGAGCACGGCACCGAGGGCATCCTCAAGGGCCTGTACGGGGCCCTCGTCGTGCGGCGGGCCGGTGATCTGCTGCCGAAACGGCAGTTCACCGTGGTGTTCAACGACATGCTGATCAACAACCGCGCGGCCCACGACGCGCCGATGTTCGAAGCGAACCTCGGCGAGCGGGTGGAGTGGATCGCGATCGGGCACGGTAGCAACTTCCACACCTTCCACCTGCACGGGCACCGCTGGCTGGACAACCGCACCGGCATGCGGACCAGCGAGTACGACAACAGCCCGGTGATCGACATCAAGGACCTGAACCCGGGCGTTTCGTTCGGGTTCCAGGTGATCGCCGGCGAGGGGGTCGGGGCGGGCATGTGGATGTACCACTGCCACGTCCAGAGCCACTCCGACATGGGCATGGCCGGGATGTTCCTGGTGCGCAACGCCGACGGCACGATGCCGGCCGGCGCTCACGAACACTGA
- a CDS encoding sugar phosphate isomerase/epimerase family protein — MAATAAGVAAVGIGTSSASAASEGFGGGWGRHIPNSRIGLQMYSVRDAFMAQPEAVLRALARAGYRNLEFAGFPGGTDPAHAREIRPLLRKYGLRAVSSHHNYSEFTDEARLAELIEMARILGQHYIVCPGGVPDTAEGFAEAGPAFNRAGEKIRKAGMKLGYHNHTSEFTGHGPDGRTFYQILLDGSDPHLLHMELDMGWSSAAGLSAQDNLDLIRANRGRMLLAHVKDLDASGNLADLGTGVVDYRTILSGATRLGMREFIIENDDQSNPLTDSRADNMHDYLAALRLH, encoded by the coding sequence GTGGCGGCGACGGCGGCCGGGGTCGCGGCGGTCGGAATCGGTACGTCATCGGCCTCCGCTGCCTCCGAGGGGTTCGGGGGTGGCTGGGGTCGGCACATCCCGAACAGCAGGATCGGCCTGCAGATGTACTCGGTGCGGGACGCGTTCATGGCCCAGCCGGAGGCGGTGCTGCGCGCGCTGGCCCGCGCCGGGTACCGGAACCTGGAGTTCGCCGGTTTCCCCGGCGGGACGGACCCGGCGCACGCGCGGGAGATCCGGCCGTTGCTGAGGAAGTACGGCCTGCGGGCGGTGTCGAGTCACCACAACTACTCGGAGTTCACGGATGAGGCGCGCCTGGCCGAGCTGATCGAGATGGCCCGGATCCTGGGCCAGCACTACATCGTCTGCCCCGGCGGGGTGCCGGACACCGCGGAGGGCTTCGCGGAAGCCGGGCCCGCGTTCAACCGGGCAGGCGAGAAGATCCGGAAGGCGGGGATGAAGCTGGGCTACCACAACCACACCAGCGAGTTCACCGGGCACGGGCCGGACGGGCGCACGTTCTACCAGATCCTGCTCGACGGGTCCGACCCGCACCTGCTGCACATGGAGCTGGACATGGGCTGGTCGTCGGCGGCGGGTCTGAGCGCGCAGGACAACCTCGACCTGATCCGTGCCAACCGGGGCCGCATGCTGCTGGCGCACGTGAAGGACCTGGACGCGTCCGGCAACCTGGCCGATCTGGGCACGGGCGTCGTCGACTACCGCACCATCCTGAGCGGCGCGACGCGCCTGGGCATGCGCGAGTTCATCATCGAGAACGACGACCAGAGCAACCCGCTGACCGACTCCCGCGCCGACAACATGCACGACTACCTGGCCGCACTCCGCCTCCACTGA
- a CDS encoding helix-turn-helix domain-containing protein, with product MTEQVGELAGNDLHLLRLLADGLPPDAVARRMNLSGRTVRRRIRAICDRLGVATPIQAVVWAVRQGAI from the coding sequence GTGACCGAGCAAGTCGGTGAACTGGCGGGAAACGACCTGCATCTGTTGCGGCTACTGGCCGACGGGCTGCCGCCGGACGCGGTCGCCCGGCGCATGAACCTGTCCGGGCGCACCGTCCGCCGCCGCATTCGCGCCATCTGCGACCGCCTCGGCGTCGCGACGCCCATCCAGGCCGTGGTGTGGGCCGTCCGCCAGGGCGCCATCTGA
- a CDS encoding helix-turn-helix transcriptional regulator — MDRLWTVEDVAKYLGVPVKTLYVWRTTGYGPKGRRVGKYVRYKPEDVIAWFEALDDHAA, encoded by the coding sequence ATGGATCGCTTGTGGACGGTCGAAGACGTGGCGAAGTACCTCGGTGTGCCGGTCAAGACGCTTTATGTCTGGCGCACCACCGGCTACGGGCCCAAGGGGCGCCGGGTCGGGAAGTACGTGCGCTACAAGCCCGAAGACGTGATCGCGTGGTTCGAAGCGCTCGACGACCACGCGGCCTGA
- a CDS encoding tyrosine-type recombinase/integrase → MPRPPLPIGTYGLIRVRRIAPRKWKAIAQFRMPDGRIKTVSRIGRSKTDAENRLKEAMTTLAAEVRGGEISGDTRMKRIAEVWTAELAREAKLGDRSPNTVRHYRGQLKNWVLPAVGELQARELTVTWCDRLVKKVHDATSHDTAKSVRAVLTGLCGYAVRHGAMTVNPAKSIGRLARGEEKEVVALNQEQRNDLLAKLERLAEKKSTDTTGRSLGPRAQVWRDLPDIVRTMLATGVRLGELLALTGDDVDPQERIVAVGNHLIRVTGVGLVRVANRKGNRPGLLLRVPKWSVPMLRARKLASGGGPLFQAWNGDWLDPSNTINRVREAFEEAGYGWVTSHVFRKTVASVLDDADLPLSAIADQLGNTQKVADKHYRKRRVANEASAAALETMFDEAPGT, encoded by the coding sequence GTGCCTCGACCACCGTTGCCGATCGGCACTTACGGCCTGATCCGGGTCCGGCGGATCGCGCCCCGGAAGTGGAAGGCGATTGCCCAGTTCCGTATGCCCGACGGTCGGATCAAGACTGTGAGCCGTATCGGGCGGAGCAAGACCGACGCGGAAAACCGTCTCAAGGAGGCGATGACCACGCTGGCCGCTGAGGTCAGGGGTGGTGAGATCTCGGGCGACACGCGAATGAAGCGCATTGCCGAGGTGTGGACGGCCGAACTGGCTCGGGAGGCCAAGCTCGGGGACCGGTCGCCGAACACGGTGCGCCACTACCGTGGGCAGCTCAAGAACTGGGTCCTGCCTGCCGTCGGGGAGTTGCAGGCTCGCGAGTTGACGGTGACGTGGTGTGACCGGCTGGTCAAGAAGGTGCACGACGCGACCAGTCATGACACGGCCAAGAGCGTCCGGGCGGTCCTGACCGGGCTCTGCGGCTACGCGGTGCGGCACGGCGCGATGACTGTCAACCCGGCGAAGTCGATCGGTCGGCTCGCGCGCGGGGAGGAGAAGGAAGTGGTGGCCCTCAACCAGGAACAGCGGAACGATCTCCTCGCGAAGCTCGAACGGCTGGCTGAGAAGAAGAGCACCGACACGACCGGGCGGAGCCTGGGGCCGCGGGCACAGGTGTGGCGGGACCTGCCGGACATCGTGCGGACGATGCTGGCCACCGGCGTCCGCCTCGGCGAACTGCTGGCGCTGACGGGCGACGACGTCGACCCACAGGAGCGGATCGTGGCGGTCGGAAATCACCTGATCCGGGTAACGGGCGTTGGGCTCGTCCGCGTCGCCAATCGCAAGGGCAATCGACCAGGTCTGCTGCTCAGGGTGCCCAAGTGGTCGGTGCCGATGTTGCGCGCCCGGAAGCTCGCCTCCGGTGGCGGGCCGCTGTTCCAGGCGTGGAACGGTGACTGGCTCGACCCGAGCAACACGATCAACCGGGTGCGGGAGGCGTTCGAGGAGGCCGGGTACGGGTGGGTCACGTCACACGTCTTCCGCAAGACCGTGGCCTCGGTGCTCGATGACGCCGACCTGCCGCTCAGTGCCATCGCGGACCAGCTCGGGAACACCCAGAAGGTGGCAGACAAGCACTACCGGAAGCGACGGGTAGCCAACGAAGCGTCAGCAGCGGCCCTGGAGACGATGTTCGACGAGGCGCCGGGGACTTGA
- a CDS encoding YobI family P-loop NTPase, which translates to MSDDDIEFAGLQAEHSNIDDLGSQGRSMTKPNDDQQQPANQQQPANQQQPANDPQFRVDAGPLSGDGSGGNLTRFGSQSGLPTLESLAPKYAPEQHATYLRHLQRAVQDSKNLNIALTGRYGTGKSSVLDEFESENKKKTLRIAISTLGPDSDGVTLTNRIQKELVKQLLYRAAPRKLPFSRFNRIVPLSRKRAAFQSTIAVGVVGAFLAVLGWLPKIAGTGQGQHWLVQTLSWLVFAALAVATLTVVRIVLHGRFVVSDVSAVGTAVKLTQKASTYFDEYLEEIVYFFEEVSPNIVIFEDFDRFDDPHIFESLRELNTLLNNTPKRQKEGEQPLRFIYAIKDSLFERLGTEVVESGADAAAVETVRANRTKFFDVVIPLVPFISHRNARELLSDLIRDRGFSGIDRSLISIVAQHVTDMRLLKNICNEYAVFEERLLRSTKTAPGLAASNLFALVVYKNFHLKDFEEISRRNSDLDVLYDLRRELVRANIDDCEKRRRALLNEPSRYRTMESTAKRIGERLAIIGMVSKASTGYASWPNAQFSSGSRIWSKEEVQSYDFWVTVRNGGGIGILASTAPQGGQQQLVANLEPGQVQVVFPEASNADQWADVDEGNLQDRLDSLRDEIDFLRGADFKELYEKSEFKLSTGVGEQAFADLVNATMRSQLARDLVKQGYLDRNFALYAAQFYGDFTGVDVANFIVQVVQSNIMEIDFSFSGPEAVANLLAEVPDDFSHTVSAYNIEILDYLIDHGDGRVQSIVQTVTSNFGSDAQEFFRAYFNAGSRRSEFAALLSRHPWPEVFEYLVCNQGIPADVRSGLVDAALRDAQKVKLYKLDSEVCDFIVSNYTTMTVFTGDLDDDVADKVVYLIKRAGVVLPDLSELSEVIRDRVVREHLYVLTANNIREALGITGDISLDRVRENAHVYDMCQRNPGEYLEAVEKDRHTQYAVLTEATLAEALTVIAEVWEAEQIRELIALTAPESQLSCLDDVPKSCWRHLATHHLFRPSVQNVRIYREAIGSIDQNLANLLMQAQAIEVAGEDEAGQMSVAIGVLNAASTIPDAQERVRLVASMQLDEYVPPAEVKPEAGSLLACLLEHDIVEDSPESFEHFRGAGWGTIESAISKSAKFVDFMTPELVGNFVTDLFNSQVVPEQACAKVLDNLAQYVKDDDASVLAAVARYALSRTRPLPPEQLLRVAAATRDRHLTLGLLAIAAPMPSAPQVVSVLQELGEPYNYLVNRTKDEFSVPDDEEHRVVFEYLKEAAIISEFRKRRNKDVRVVKVA; encoded by the coding sequence ATGAGCGACGACGACATCGAGTTCGCGGGGCTGCAAGCAGAACACTCGAACATCGATGACCTTGGAAGTCAAGGACGTTCAATGACCAAGCCCAACGATGACCAGCAGCAACCAGCTAACCAGCAGCAACCAGCTAACCAGCAGCAGCCAGCTAACGACCCACAGTTCCGTGTGGACGCTGGTCCGCTTTCCGGGGATGGATCAGGAGGCAACTTGACTAGGTTTGGTTCCCAGTCCGGTCTCCCTACGCTGGAATCGCTAGCCCCGAAGTACGCGCCCGAGCAGCACGCCACCTATCTCCGACACCTTCAACGGGCGGTGCAGGACTCAAAGAACCTGAATATCGCGCTCACAGGTAGATACGGAACAGGGAAGTCTAGTGTTCTCGATGAGTTCGAGTCTGAGAACAAGAAGAAGACACTGCGTATAGCGATCTCCACCCTTGGACCTGACTCCGACGGTGTGACTCTCACCAATCGGATTCAAAAGGAGCTGGTCAAGCAACTTTTGTATCGAGCAGCCCCGCGGAAGCTCCCCTTCTCGCGCTTCAATCGCATCGTCCCTTTGTCCCGCAAACGCGCGGCATTTCAGTCGACTATCGCGGTGGGTGTAGTCGGCGCATTCCTTGCGGTCCTCGGCTGGCTTCCGAAAATCGCTGGCACGGGACAGGGCCAGCACTGGTTGGTCCAAACACTATCCTGGCTGGTGTTCGCCGCCCTGGCTGTCGCGACTCTCACCGTGGTGCGAATAGTCCTCCACGGTCGCTTCGTGGTCTCTGATGTCTCGGCAGTCGGGACTGCGGTGAAGTTGACACAGAAAGCATCGACGTACTTCGATGAGTACCTTGAAGAAATTGTGTACTTCTTCGAAGAGGTCTCGCCGAATATTGTCATATTCGAGGACTTCGACCGCTTCGACGACCCTCACATCTTCGAATCATTGCGAGAGCTGAACACCCTCCTCAACAACACGCCCAAGCGCCAAAAAGAGGGTGAGCAGCCACTCCGCTTTATATACGCGATCAAGGATAGTCTCTTTGAGCGACTGGGAACCGAAGTCGTGGAATCGGGAGCGGATGCGGCGGCTGTGGAGACTGTGCGTGCCAATCGCACCAAGTTCTTTGACGTTGTCATCCCACTGGTTCCATTTATCTCACATCGAAATGCACGAGAACTGCTGTCCGACCTAATAAGGGATCGCGGCTTCTCCGGTATTGACCGTTCTCTCATATCAATTGTTGCTCAGCATGTCACCGACATGCGGCTACTGAAGAACATTTGTAATGAATATGCAGTGTTCGAGGAGCGGTTGCTCAGATCTACAAAGACTGCGCCAGGGCTGGCCGCCAGTAATCTATTCGCGCTAGTCGTTTATAAGAACTTTCACCTCAAGGACTTCGAGGAAATTTCGCGCCGAAATAGCGATCTCGATGTCCTGTATGATCTCCGAAGAGAACTCGTGCGTGCAAACATCGACGACTGTGAGAAGCGGAGGCGCGCACTCCTTAACGAGCCATCAAGGTACAGAACGATGGAGTCGACAGCCAAGCGGATTGGCGAGCGTCTCGCCATCATCGGAATGGTCTCGAAAGCCTCAACTGGGTACGCAAGCTGGCCAAATGCGCAATTCTCTTCAGGCTCTCGGATCTGGTCGAAGGAGGAAGTTCAGTCCTATGATTTCTGGGTCACTGTGAGGAATGGGGGAGGAATTGGAATCCTGGCCTCAACGGCACCACAGGGCGGCCAGCAGCAACTGGTGGCCAATCTAGAACCGGGTCAAGTACAGGTGGTCTTCCCCGAAGCTTCGAACGCGGACCAATGGGCAGATGTCGACGAAGGCAATCTTCAAGATAGGCTCGATAGCCTGAGAGATGAAATCGACTTTTTGCGAGGAGCGGATTTCAAGGAACTGTACGAAAAAAGCGAATTCAAATTGTCAACAGGAGTAGGCGAGCAGGCTTTCGCTGACCTCGTCAATGCAACTATGCGGTCGCAACTGGCCCGCGATCTCGTTAAGCAGGGATATCTAGATCGAAACTTCGCCCTGTATGCGGCTCAGTTTTACGGTGACTTCACCGGGGTCGACGTTGCAAACTTTATCGTGCAGGTCGTCCAGTCCAATATAATGGAAATCGACTTCTCCTTCAGTGGGCCAGAGGCGGTTGCGAACCTCCTCGCGGAGGTTCCAGACGACTTCTCGCACACGGTCAGTGCCTACAACATCGAGATCCTTGATTACCTTATCGACCACGGCGACGGACGCGTCCAAAGTATTGTTCAAACGGTTACCTCGAACTTCGGAAGTGACGCACAGGAGTTCTTTAGGGCGTATTTCAATGCCGGTTCGCGACGTTCGGAATTTGCGGCTCTACTGAGTCGCCATCCGTGGCCAGAAGTGTTTGAATACCTGGTTTGCAATCAAGGTATCCCGGCAGACGTTCGATCTGGTCTCGTCGACGCCGCTCTCCGCGACGCCCAAAAAGTTAAGCTCTACAAGCTAGATTCCGAAGTGTGCGATTTCATCGTGTCGAACTACACAACGATGACTGTGTTCACCGGAGATCTTGACGATGATGTCGCCGACAAAGTGGTTTATCTCATCAAAAGGGCAGGTGTCGTTCTTCCTGACCTGAGCGAACTCAGCGAGGTGATTCGCGACCGCGTCGTACGCGAACATCTGTACGTCCTCACGGCAAACAATATACGCGAGGCTCTCGGAATTACCGGAGACATTAGTCTTGATCGCGTACGCGAAAATGCACACGTGTACGACATGTGCCAGCGAAATCCTGGCGAATACCTCGAAGCAGTAGAGAAGGACCGGCATACGCAGTACGCGGTCCTCACTGAAGCAACTCTCGCCGAAGCCCTAACCGTGATTGCGGAAGTATGGGAAGCGGAGCAGATCCGCGAACTCATAGCATTGACTGCGCCGGAGAGCCAGCTGAGCTGCCTCGATGATGTCCCTAAATCGTGTTGGCGACATCTCGCGACGCATCATCTCTTCCGTCCGAGTGTGCAAAACGTCCGAATTTATCGCGAGGCGATCGGCTCCATCGATCAAAATCTCGCCAACCTCCTCATGCAGGCCCAAGCCATTGAGGTCGCGGGCGAGGATGAGGCCGGACAGATGAGCGTCGCCATCGGTGTGCTCAATGCCGCTTCGACCATCCCCGATGCTCAGGAGAGAGTCCGCTTGGTCGCGAGCATGCAGCTTGATGAGTACGTACCGCCCGCGGAGGTCAAGCCGGAGGCCGGCAGCCTCTTGGCGTGCCTGTTAGAACATGACATTGTCGAGGATTCCCCGGAGTCCTTTGAGCACTTCCGAGGAGCAGGCTGGGGAACTATCGAGTCTGCGATTTCGAAGTCAGCAAAGTTTGTCGACTTCATGACGCCCGAACTGGTCGGCAATTTCGTCACGGACCTCTTCAACAGTCAGGTAGTACCTGAGCAAGCCTGCGCGAAGGTCTTGGATAATCTCGCGCAGTACGTTAAAGACGACGACGCATCGGTGCTTGCGGCCGTGGCCCGCTATGCCTTATCGCGAACGCGGCCTCTTCCCCCGGAGCAACTCCTCCGAGTTGCTGCGGCCACCCGTGACAGGCATCTCACGCTCGGACTCCTTGCTATCGCTGCCCCTATGCCGTCAGCACCGCAGGTCGTCTCGGTTTTGCAGGAGTTGGGTGAGCCATACAACTACTTGGTGAACCGTACTAAGGATGAGTTCTCGGTGCCTGACGACGAGGAGCACCGCGTGGTTTTCGAATACCTCAAAGAGGCCGCCATCATTTCCGAGTTCAGGAAGCGGCGGAATAAGGATGTCCGTGTAGTGAAGGTGGCATAG
- a CDS encoding helix-turn-helix domain-containing protein, producing the protein MEKSIYSAEYQQLCRLLRELRQEAGLTQVQVAERLGVPQSFVSKYETGERRLDVVELRHIATALNSSAADILSRLDL; encoded by the coding sequence GTGGAGAAGTCGATCTACTCAGCCGAGTACCAGCAGCTCTGCCGCCTCCTGCGCGAGCTACGCCAGGAGGCCGGCCTCACACAAGTGCAGGTTGCAGAGCGTCTGGGGGTACCGCAGTCGTTCGTCAGCAAGTACGAAACCGGCGAGCGTCGACTGGACGTGGTCGAGTTGCGACACATCGCCACCGCGTTGAATTCTTCAGCGGCAGATATCCTGTCACGGCTTGACTTATAG
- a CDS encoding winged helix-turn-helix domain-containing protein, which translates to MSDDLDGSHTVDERIVFDPDSNPDKYIYEQLADHLARLIAAGRLKPNTPLPAERRLAAEYGVSLGTARHATSILRELGLVVTVRSKGTFVRGPRASAES; encoded by the coding sequence ATGAGCGATGACCTCGACGGCAGCCACACCGTCGACGAACGCATCGTCTTTGATCCGGACAGCAACCCGGACAAGTACATCTACGAGCAGCTGGCCGATCACCTGGCCAGGCTCATCGCTGCGGGCCGACTGAAGCCCAACACCCCGTTGCCGGCCGAACGGCGCCTGGCCGCCGAGTACGGCGTCTCACTGGGCACGGCCCGGCATGCGACCAGCATCCTCCGCGAATTGGGCCTGGTCGTCACCGTCCGCTCCAAGGGCACGTTCGTTCGCGGGCCTCGTGCGTCCGCTGAATCTTGA
- a CDS encoding HD domain-containing protein — MSLISWAYDLSEAKLRDALPRRWAHVQGVARQARTLAPIAGSDAELLEAAAILHDIGYAPDLVDTGFHPIDGATYLAKVDAPERLVHLVAHHSYAVYEAELRGLTEELADFHDERGSIRDALWYCDLTTSPDGETVDAEDRIAEIKRRYGPDHLVTRFITGATPELLAAVERTKGRLSAVSAANPNGRPQGS; from the coding sequence ATGTCGCTGATTTCGTGGGCATATGACCTTTCCGAGGCGAAGCTGCGTGACGCGCTGCCTCGACGATGGGCCCACGTTCAGGGCGTAGCCCGGCAGGCGCGCACCCTCGCGCCCATCGCCGGATCGGACGCCGAGCTGCTGGAAGCCGCGGCCATCCTTCACGACATCGGGTATGCCCCAGATCTGGTCGACACCGGCTTTCACCCCATCGACGGCGCTACTTACCTGGCCAAGGTCGATGCCCCCGAACGGCTCGTGCACCTCGTCGCACACCACTCCTACGCCGTCTACGAAGCCGAACTGCGGGGGCTGACCGAAGAACTGGCCGACTTCCACGACGAACGCGGCTCGATCCGCGACGCGCTCTGGTACTGCGACCTCACCACCTCACCGGACGGCGAGACCGTCGACGCCGAAGACCGCATCGCGGAGATCAAGCGGCGCTACGGCCCTGACCATCTCGTGACTCGGTTCATCACCGGTGCGACTCCCGAACTGCTGGCAGCCGTCGAGCGCACGAAGGGCCGTCTCTCCGCCGTCTCGGCGGCTAACCCAAATGGACGTCCGCAGGGTTCTTGA
- a CDS encoding NUDIX domain-containing protein, whose amino-acid sequence MPKKDYYDDPDAPAANSIVPAVAAVVRNEAGDILMIERTDNGLWALPGGAQDLGESVVDAVRREVEEETGLTVEVTGISGIYSDPKHVIAYDDGEVRQEFSICFHARPLAGSLRPSSESRQVHWVAPERLDELDIHPSMRLRIDHAVKNPADVHLG is encoded by the coding sequence GTGCCGAAGAAGGACTACTACGACGACCCCGACGCCCCGGCCGCCAACAGCATCGTGCCCGCCGTCGCCGCGGTCGTGCGCAACGAGGCCGGCGACATCCTGATGATCGAGCGCACCGATAACGGTCTGTGGGCGCTCCCTGGAGGAGCCCAGGACCTCGGCGAGTCGGTGGTGGACGCCGTGCGGCGCGAGGTCGAGGAAGAGACCGGGCTGACGGTCGAGGTCACCGGGATCAGCGGCATCTACTCCGACCCCAAGCACGTCATCGCCTACGACGATGGCGAGGTGCGCCAGGAGTTCTCGATCTGCTTCCACGCCCGCCCGCTCGCAGGGTCGTTGCGGCCCAGTTCGGAGTCACGGCAGGTGCACTGGGTCGCGCCGGAGCGGCTGGACGAGCTGGACATCCACCCGTCCATGCGACTGCGGATCGATCATGCGGTCAAGAACCCTGCGGACGTCCATTTGGGTTAG